The genomic region TTGGTTCTATGATATTCATACATCCAGGTTACAGCTCTGACGAAGGTTTCACAACCAACCTCAACTACGGACTTGATCTTGAAGGTGGTTCCTGGCTTCAGCTCAAACTTCAGGGTGCTGTTGCACAGCTTGACGCAGACGAAGGCCTTCTTGTAAAAGAAATCGTCAATATCAACCTTGTAGAAGACGTTAATATTGCATCCGTAAATGAAGAGGAAGATGATATAACAGTAACTTTCACATCAGCTTCGATACTTACCAATAATCAGATGGATCAGCTTGGAGTTGGCCAGACAACGATTTCACGAAGCAATAACGTTACACAGGTAGTGCTTCACTCAACTAAAGAGACACTCATCAGCACATACCTTGCAGACACGCTGAAAACAGAAGTAATTCCAACACTTATTTCTGATGGAGTGGAATATGAAATCAGGACTGCAATTACACAGGAAGAACTTGAAGCCCTGATGGAAAAGGTTGGAGGTTTTATTGTAACTGACATCAACGGAGATCCTGTCTACAAGGAAGGAGTTACAACCGAAACCAGAGACCTTACAAAAGAAATCCTCAGTGACAAGCTAAATTCCATCGGACTTAAAGACATACCAGTAAAAACAGTCGGTGAAGATTACATTCTTATTGACTTTGCAGGAATTGACCTTGCAACTGCCAAGAACATCGCAGAGAAACCTGGTAAATTTGAGATAAGAATCGTAACCCAGGGCAATGAATCCAAACACGTGCTTTACGGTGATGAAATAGAATCCGTAAGCATCGTAGGATATCATGAAGACCAGGGACAATGGTATGTTCCATTCACCCTGACAGATGCCGGTGCCCAGGCACTTCAGGAAATTGCCATTGAAACCGGTGCAACTCAGGATCCGATGTCACATAACCTTGTAATGTACCTGGATGAGAACGAGGTTTATAGTGCGCCTCTCAGTTACTCTGCAGCAGACAAGCTGGAACAAGCACCAATATACTCATGGCAGGCTTCAACCGGCGCTGACGAAGAAAGTAAGACAAGAGCAGAGGAATTACAGATTCACCTGCGTGCAGGTGCGTTACCTGTGAATGTCGAACTTATGGGATCAGGCCATGTGGATGCATCCCTTGGACAGCAATTCAAGACACAGGCTGTTATTGCAGGAATGATTGCACTTCTTGCAGTTGCGTTTGTGATTTTCAGGAAATATAACAAACCTGCTATTCTGATACCAATGGTCAGCACTTCAATAAGTGAAGTAATAATGATCCTTGGTTTTGCAGCAGCAATCGGATGGCAACTTGACCTTGCAAGTATAGCTGGTATCATAGCAGCCATAGGAACAGGTATTGACCACCTTGT from Methanolobus tindarius DSM 2278 harbors:
- a CDS encoding preprotein translocase subunit SecD, with amino-acid sequence MRDDENQSLFKDIRVIVFIIAILGSMIFIHPGYSSDEGFTTNLNYGLDLEGGSWLQLKLQGAVAQLDADEGLLVKEIVNINLVEDVNIASVNEEEDDITVTFTSASILTNNQMDQLGVGQTTISRSNNVTQVVLHSTKETLISTYLADTLKTEVIPTLISDGVEYEIRTAITQEELEALMEKVGGFIVTDINGDPVYKEGVTTETRDLTKEILSDKLNSIGLKDIPVKTVGEDYILIDFAGIDLATAKNIAEKPGKFEIRIVTQGNESKHVLYGDEIESVSIVGYHEDQGQWYVPFTLTDAGAQALQEIAIETGATQDPMSHNLVMYLDENEVYSAPLSYSAADKLEQAPIYSWQASTGADEESKTRAEELQIHLRAGALPVNVELMGSGHVDASLGQQFKTQAVIAGMIALLAVAFVIFRKYNKPAILIPMVSTSISEVIMILGFAAAIGWQLDLASIAGIIAAIGTGIDHLVIITDEVLYEGKLPPRKVYLSRITKAFGIIFAASATTIIAMSPLVIMGFGSLKGFAITTIVGVLIGILIARPVYGKVIHEVLAKGAEAEAE